In Indicator indicator isolate 239-I01 chromosome 29, UM_Iind_1.1, whole genome shotgun sequence, the following are encoded in one genomic region:
- the RSAD1 gene encoding radical S-adenosyl methionine domain-containing protein 1, mitochondrial → MWGRCRGPSLTGTGCPHTDPASLAGVPRTAPREAKASARPFPPPSSFPSPQPRHRRTGGGRLELGGRRRAGRGGAASAELKTAALWRPAAVAAIAAAGPGGGRRVRALRAGSASELAPMPLSEQVIPATAALYVHWPYCCKRWSYCSFNKYMVPAVDEVAMGACLVQKTRTLLCLSQVQSVTSIFFGRGTPSLASPRTIAAVLEAVSGAAHLPAGTEVTLEANPSSAGTWCLADFKAAGVNRISIGIQSLSDAELRLLGWEHMAAEARSTVEVARGLFPGKTSLDLIFGLPGQSQESWTQRLEAALALSDDHISLYQLTLERGTLLAAQVWGGALPTPTQDLLAEMYQAARAVLVAAGFRHYEVSNFARKGALSTHNLSYWRAEQYIGMGPGSHGRFVPQGEGSCCWEARVRTLEPDAWMQEVQSRGHGTRRQVVLSPLEQLEEVLVLGLHTDEGITHTRWQHASPRLSLEAVFGAPGEAKALQQQGWLVLDSNGLHCTWEGLALLDSLLPDLLCQLQCCWALPDTVVNHTSGIVPAVAAGP, encoded by the exons ATGTGGGGCAGGTGCCGGGGTCCGAGTCTCACCGGGACCGGCTGCCCGCACACCGACCCGGCATCCCTCGCTGGCGTTCCCCGCACAGCCCCGCGGGAAGCAAAGGCCTCCGCCcgccctttccctcctccctcttccttcccctcgcCACAGCCCCGTCACCGCCGTACCGGTGGAGGGCGGCTGGAGCTCGGTGGCCGCCGcagggcggggcggggcggcgcGGCGTCCGCGGAGCTCAAGACGGCGGCGCTGTGGCGGCCAGCGGCAGTAGCGGCGATCGCTGCGGCGGGGCCAGGCGGGGGACGCCGGGTACGGGCTCTAAGAGCGGGTTCTGCCTCAGAACTGGCTCCGATGCCCCTCTCGGAACAGGTCATCCCCGCCACAGCTGCGCTCTACGTGCAC TGGCCCTACTGCTGCAAGCGCTGGTCCTACTGCAGCTTCAACAAGTACATGGTGCCAGCAGTGGATGAGGTGGCCATGGGTGCCTGCCTGGTGCAGAAGACAcgcaccctgctctgcctcagccagGTGCAGAG TGTCACTTCCATCTTCTTCGGCAGGGGGACGCCCAGCCTGGCGAGCCCCCGCAccattgcagctgtgctggaggcagtTTCAGGAGCTGCCCACCTCCctgctggcactgaggtcacACTGGAGGCCAACCCCAGCTCCGCGGGCACATGGTGCCTCGCTGACTTCAAGGCAGCCGGTGTCAACCGCATCTCCATTGGCATCCAG TCACTCAGTGATGCTGAGCTGAGGCTTTTGGGCTGGGAGCACATGGCAGCAGAGGCACGGAGCACCGTGGAGGTGGCACGGGGGCTGTTCCCTGGAAAAACCTCCCTCGACCTCATCTTTgggctgccagggcagagccaggagtCCTGGACCCAGAGACTGGAGGCAGCACTAGCTCTCTCTGATGACCACATCTCCCTGTACCAGCTGACACTGGAGAGAGGCACATTGCTGGCAGCACAGGTCTGGGGTGGTGCCCTGCCTACACCCACCCAGGACCTCCTGGCTGAGATGTACCAGGCAGCCCGTGcggtgctggtggctgctggcttTCGACACTATGAGGTCTCCAATTTTGCAAGGAAG GGCGCCCTCAGCACCCACAACCTCTCCTACTGGCGGGCTGAGCAGTACATCGGCATGGGGCCAG GGTCACATGGGCGGTTTGTGCCGCAAggtgagggcagctgctgctgggaggctcGTGTTCGGACACTGGAGCCTGATGCCTGGATGCAGGAGGTGCAAAGCCGGGGGCATGGCACCAGGAGGCAGGTGGTTCTGAGTCCACTGGAGCA GCTGGAGGAGGTGCTTGTGCTGGGACTGCACACAGACGAGGGAATCACCCACACG CGCTGGCAGCACGCCTCTCCTCGCCTCAGCCTGGAGGCTGTGTTTGGGGCACCGGGGGAAGCgaaggcactgcagcagcagggctggctggtcCTGGACAGCAA TGGCCTCCATTGCACATGGGAGGGCCTGGCcctgctggattctctcctgCCTGACCTGCTCTGCCAGCTACAGTGCTGCTGGGCCCTGCCAGACACCGTTGTGAACCACACATCAGGAATTGTACCTGCTGTGGCAGCGGGGCCCTAA
- the CHAD gene encoding chondroadherin: MNQSGLFLSVLSLLVCLASPMQACPLSCHCHGGDLQHVICDNAGLKKIPKVPEQTRLLNLQKNNFPILPTNSFRDMKKLVSLHLQSSRIKEISTGAFQGLKSLVYLYLTDNQISVIKPGAFDDLSELTYLYLDKNKIPDLAKGLLSPLVNLFILHLGSNKIRELKPGAFKGAKDLRWLFLSDNSLTNLLPGALEDIENLAVLHLDKNQLSSYPVNAMSKLRVLEELKLSHNPIEVIPDNAFQSFGRYLQTLNLNNMKLKKFAESAFAGVTVLKAAHLENNRLTQLPRSFPFDRMETLTLSRNPWHCNCQLAHLRKWLKGNRTHTEETCSTPAQYRGQSIRDTPALRSCKLPTKRSKKGSRH, from the exons ATGAACCAGTCAGGCTTATTCCTCAGTGTCCTCAGCCTACTGGTATGTCTTGCCTCCCCCATGCAGGCATGTCCTCTGAGCTGCCACTGCCATGGCGGAGACCTGCAGCACGTCATCTGCGACAATGCAGGTCTGAAGAAGATCCCCAAGGTGCCTGAGCAAACACGGCTTCTCAACCTGCAGAAGAACAACTTCCCCATCCTGCCAACCAACAGCTTCCGTGACATGAAAAAGCTGGTGTCCCTGCATCTCCAGAGCTCTCGGATCAAGGAAATCTCAACTGGAGCCTTCCAGGGCCTCAAGAGTCTGGTCTACCTCTACCTCACTGACAATCAGATCAGTGTCATAAAACCAGGAGCCTTCGATGATCTCTCTGAGCTCACTTACCTGTACCTGGACAAGAACAAGATCCCAGACTTAGCCAAAGGACTCCTCTCCCCTCTTGTCAATCTCTTCATCCTGCACTTAGGCAGCAATAAAATCCGGGAGCTAAAACCAGGTGCTTTCAAGGGAGCTAAAGACCTACGCTGGCTCTTCCTCTCTGACAACTCCCTCAccaacctcctgcctggggcCCTGGAGGACATAGAAAACCTTGCTGTCCTCCACCTGGACAAGAACCAGCTGAGCAGCTATCCTGTGAATGCAATGAGTAAGCTGAGAGTGCTGGAGGAACTGAAGCTTTCTCATAACCCAATTGAGGTCATCCCTGACAATGCCTTCCAGTCCTTCGGGCGATACCTGCAGACACTCAACCTCAACAACATGAAACTGAAGAAG TTTGCAGAGAGTGCATTTGCTGGTGTGACCGTGCTGAAGGCTGCTCACCTGGAGAACAACCGGCTCACCCAGCTGCCCCGCAGCTTCCCCTTTGACAGAATGGAGACCCTGACCCTCTCCCGGAACCCCTGGCACTGCAACTGCCAGCTGGCACATCTGCGCAA GTGGCTGAAGGGCAATCGCACTCACACCGAGGAGACCTGCTCTACACCTGCACAGTATCGGGGACAGTCCATCAGAGACACCCCAGCACTTCGCTCCTGCAAGCTCCCCACCAAGAGGTCCAAGAAGGGAAGTCGCCATTAA